A genomic region of Marinobacter sp. NP-4(2019) contains the following coding sequences:
- a CDS encoding electron transport complex subunit E, with translation MATKTNSEIVREGLWTNNPALVQVLGLCPLLAVTSTVVNAIGLGLATLMVLMGSNLAVSVIRNFVSESVRLPAFVMIIASFVTCAELLMQAFTYELYQILGIFIPLIVTNCAILGRADAFASKNGPLPALLDGVMMGLGFLAVLIVLGAMRELIGQGTLFTDMDLLLGPVAADWGIRPLENYPDMLFMVLPPGAFVGLGLLIALKNSIDNQIKERRSARVTDPVTTGSKRVRVTGQVS, from the coding sequence ATGGCAACCAAAACCAATTCGGAAATCGTTCGTGAGGGCCTTTGGACCAACAACCCGGCGCTGGTCCAGGTGCTCGGCCTGTGTCCATTGCTGGCGGTCACAAGCACCGTGGTTAACGCCATCGGGCTAGGACTGGCAACCCTTATGGTGTTGATGGGATCAAACCTGGCAGTGTCCGTTATCCGGAACTTTGTCAGCGAATCCGTGCGCCTGCCCGCATTTGTCATGATCATAGCCTCGTTCGTCACCTGTGCTGAATTGCTGATGCAGGCCTTCACCTATGAGCTGTACCAGATCCTCGGCATTTTCATCCCGCTGATCGTCACCAACTGTGCCATCCTGGGCCGTGCCGATGCGTTCGCCTCCAAGAACGGGCCATTACCGGCCCTTCTGGACGGGGTCATGATGGGCCTGGGTTTCCTTGCCGTACTGATTGTCCTTGGCGCCATGCGTGAGCTGATTGGTCAGGGCACCCTGTTTACCGATATGGACTTGCTGCTCGGTCCCGTGGCGGCGGACTGGGGCATTCGCCCCCTGGAAAACTATCCGGATATGCTCTTCATGGTACTGCCACCGGGTGCGTTCGTCGGGCTGGGGCTATTGATTGCCCTCAAGAACAGCATCGATAATCAGATCAAGGAACGCCGTAGCGCCAGGGTTACCGATCCGGTCACCACTGGCAGCAAGCGGGTACGGGTCACCGGGCAGGTATCCTGA
- the rsxD gene encoding electron transport complex subunit RsxD, producing MALAQQSSPHARKARSTSRLMLWVIMATVPGLLAQTIFFGWGNLINVVWCIAVALAAEAAMLSIRKKPLAFFLKDNTAAVTGLLLGLSLPQFVPLWVSAIAVISAIVMAKQLYGGLGSNPFNPAMVGYALVLISFPVAMTTNWAQPGLLWESAPGFGETLNLLASAQQTVVDGYTMATPLDEYKHKITTHTATEVLAHPTFGEGIARGWEWVNVAFLLGGLVLIGLKIITWHIPVSLLAAIAVMSLAFGSNPDQYAPISLHMLAGGTMLGAFFIATDPVSAATSHQGKLIYGAGIGVLIYIIRSWGNYPDAVAFSVLLMNFAVPFIDHYTPPRTYGHHKARRGVPGKTKG from the coding sequence ATGGCATTAGCACAACAGTCTTCTCCCCATGCCCGCAAAGCCCGGTCAACCTCCCGGCTCATGCTTTGGGTGATTATGGCCACCGTGCCCGGCTTGCTGGCGCAAACCATTTTCTTCGGCTGGGGCAACCTGATCAATGTGGTGTGGTGTATTGCCGTTGCCCTGGCAGCGGAAGCCGCCATGCTGTCGATTCGCAAGAAGCCGCTGGCGTTTTTCCTCAAGGACAATACCGCCGCCGTTACCGGCCTGTTGTTGGGGCTCTCACTGCCACAGTTTGTTCCTCTCTGGGTCTCGGCGATTGCCGTGATCTCCGCCATTGTGATGGCCAAACAGCTATACGGCGGGCTCGGTTCCAATCCATTCAACCCGGCCATGGTGGGTTATGCGCTGGTGCTGATTTCCTTTCCCGTGGCAATGACGACCAACTGGGCCCAGCCCGGCCTGCTCTGGGAGTCCGCACCCGGTTTTGGTGAAACCCTCAACCTGCTGGCGTCTGCTCAGCAAACCGTTGTGGATGGCTACACCATGGCCACGCCGCTGGATGAGTACAAGCACAAGATAACCACCCACACAGCCACCGAAGTACTGGCACACCCCACCTTCGGCGAGGGCATTGCCCGCGGCTGGGAGTGGGTCAACGTGGCGTTCCTGCTTGGGGGCCTGGTGCTGATCGGTCTTAAAATCATTACCTGGCACATTCCTGTCAGCCTGTTGGCTGCCATTGCCGTGATGAGCCTTGCCTTTGGTAGCAATCCTGACCAGTACGCACCGATTTCCCTGCATATGCTGGCCGGCGGAACCATGCTTGGCGCCTTCTTTATCGCCACCGATCCCGTATCCGCTGCAACCAGTCATCAGGGTAAACTGATATACGGAGCCGGCATCGGAGTGTTGATTTATATAATCCGCAGTTGGGGCAATTACCCGGACGCGGTTGCTTTCAGCGTGCTGCTGATGAACTTCGCCGTCCCCTTTATCGATCACTACACGCCGCCACGCACCTATGGTCACCATAAGGCGCGGCGAGGTGTTCCCGGCAAGACCAAGGGGTAA
- the nth gene encoding endonuclease III, protein MNREKRIEIFTRLRDNNPKPTTELNYSTPFELLVAVILSAQATDVGVNKATDKLFPVANTPAAILALGVDGLKEYIKTIGLFNSKAENIIKTCRILLEKHGGEVPDNREDLEALPGVGRKTANVVLNTAFGQPAMAVDTHIFRVSNRTGIAPGKNVLEVEKRLMRLVPKEFLLDAHHWLILHGRYICTARKPKCGACPIEDLCEFKHKRDYQ, encoded by the coding sequence ATGAACCGGGAAAAGCGCATTGAGATTTTCACCCGGCTGCGGGACAACAACCCCAAACCCACGACCGAGCTGAACTACTCGACGCCCTTTGAGCTGCTGGTCGCGGTAATACTGTCGGCCCAGGCTACCGATGTCGGGGTCAACAAGGCCACGGACAAGCTGTTCCCGGTGGCCAATACACCGGCAGCCATTCTCGCCCTGGGAGTGGACGGCCTGAAGGAATACATCAAGACTATTGGCCTGTTCAACAGCAAGGCGGAAAACATCATCAAGACCTGCCGGATACTGCTGGAAAAGCATGGCGGCGAGGTGCCCGATAATCGTGAGGATCTCGAAGCCCTGCCGGGCGTCGGCCGGAAAACGGCGAACGTGGTACTCAATACCGCATTCGGCCAGCCAGCCATGGCCGTGGACACTCACATCTTCCGGGTTTCCAACCGAACCGGTATCGCCCCCGGGAAAAACGTTCTGGAAGTGGAAAAGCGTTTAATGCGTCTGGTGCCCAAGGAGTTTCTTCTGGACGCCCACCACTGGCTGATTCTTCACGGCCGCTACATCTGCACCGCCAGGAAACCCAAGTGTGGTGCCTGCCCCATTGAGGACCTGTGCGAGTTCAAGCATAAACGGGATTATCAGTAA
- the rsxG gene encoding electron transport complex subunit RsxG, whose amino-acid sequence MAAIAQSVRRSAIGLGLFAVITGGTIAVTQVMTADRIAEQAARAEAKALFEIIPESRHDNDLLRDTVQLPASDRLSQSGPITAWVARSNGQPVGVILPAVAPDGYSGDIRLLVGIDLKGNVLGVRVTSHRETPGLGDGIETKKSDWIYSFEGRSLGDPAPNRWNVKKNGGVFDQFTGATITPRAVVKAVQKTLIYFRQNRHELRKILNEPPEKRSTPIIPDAVAGQHQDAEHS is encoded by the coding sequence ATGGCAGCCATTGCACAATCCGTCCGTCGCAGCGCTATTGGCCTTGGCCTGTTCGCGGTCATCACCGGTGGCACCATTGCCGTTACCCAGGTAATGACCGCTGACCGCATCGCCGAACAGGCCGCTCGCGCCGAAGCCAAAGCCCTGTTCGAAATTATTCCCGAAAGCCGTCACGACAATGACTTGCTCAGGGATACTGTACAACTGCCGGCAAGTGATCGCCTGTCCCAGTCAGGTCCTATAACGGCCTGGGTGGCACGTTCCAACGGTCAGCCCGTCGGAGTGATTCTTCCCGCTGTTGCGCCAGACGGCTATTCCGGTGATATCCGCCTACTGGTTGGCATAGATCTCAAAGGCAACGTCCTTGGCGTGCGGGTGACCAGTCACCGGGAAACTCCGGGGCTCGGCGATGGCATTGAAACCAAGAAGTCCGACTGGATCTATTCGTTTGAAGGGCGCAGCCTCGGTGACCCGGCGCCAAACCGCTGGAATGTCAAAAAGAACGGCGGGGTGTTTGACCAGTTTACCGGTGCTACCATCACACCCCGGGCCGTGGTCAAGGCCGTTCAGAAGACATTGATCTACTTTCGCCAGAACCGGCACGAACTGCGCAAAATTCTCAATGAACCTCCGGAAAAACGGAGCACACCCATCATTCCCGACGCCGTGGCTGGCCAACATCAAGACGCGGAGCATTCCTGA
- a CDS encoding murein hydrolase activator EnvC family protein: MNSQTQTVSNVSWRWPHVGTVIAGYSTSGKVNKGVDIAGNPGDPVRAAAGGNVVYAGSGLLGYGNLIIVNHNEHYLSAYAHNRKILVQEGEDVKAGQVIAELGSSGTDRPKLHFEIRKNGNPVDPRHFLPPR; the protein is encoded by the coding sequence TTGAACAGCCAGACGCAAACGGTGTCAAACGTCAGTTGGCGGTGGCCTCACGTTGGCACCGTAATTGCAGGTTATTCAACTTCGGGGAAAGTCAATAAAGGTGTTGATATTGCTGGAAATCCGGGAGATCCTGTAAGAGCAGCCGCAGGTGGTAATGTGGTCTATGCCGGTAGTGGATTGCTTGGGTACGGTAATCTGATTATTGTGAATCATAATGAGCACTATCTGAGTGCTTACGCCCACAACCGGAAGATTCTGGTGCAGGAAGGGGAGGATGTAAAAGCCGGGCAGGTAATTGCAGAGCTTGGAAGCAGCGGCACGGATCGACCCAAATTGCATTTCGAGATTCGGAAAAATGGCAATCCGGTTGATCCAAGACATTTCTTGCCGCCACGCTGA
- the rpoS gene encoding RNA polymerase sigma factor RpoS gives MSAEQEELIIDRVSDVEEAEEQLLAEDKVDKESSDTEVAEVEQDIPAQGRYFTSQKQLDATQLYLNEIGFSPLLTPEEEVYFARLARKGEESGRKRMIESNLRLVVKIARRYVNRGLTLLDLIEEGNLGLIRAVEKFDPERGFRFSTYATWWIRQTIERAIMNQTRTIRLPIHVVKELNLYLRAARELTQKLDHEPSAEEIARMVDKPVDDVKRMLGLNERVASMDTPIGAGGEKSLLDTVADEGASDPADLLQDNNMCSCVEKWIDQLSEKQQEVLSRRFGLRGYPVSTLEEVGQEIGLTRERVRQIQVEALRRLREILEKEGLSGSLLFM, from the coding sequence ATGTCAGCAGAGCAAGAAGAACTGATCATCGATCGTGTGAGTGACGTTGAAGAGGCCGAAGAGCAGCTTCTGGCAGAAGACAAGGTCGATAAGGAATCTTCTGACACGGAAGTGGCAGAAGTTGAACAGGATATCCCGGCCCAGGGCCGATATTTCACGAGCCAGAAACAACTCGATGCAACCCAATTGTATCTGAACGAGATTGGCTTCTCTCCATTGCTCACTCCTGAAGAAGAAGTGTATTTCGCCAGACTGGCCCGCAAGGGTGAGGAGTCTGGTCGTAAACGCATGATTGAAAGTAACTTGCGGCTGGTGGTCAAAATCGCCCGCCGGTATGTTAACCGGGGCCTGACATTGCTGGACCTGATTGAGGAAGGCAATCTCGGCCTGATCCGTGCGGTGGAAAAGTTTGATCCCGAGCGGGGGTTCCGGTTCTCGACCTACGCAACCTGGTGGATTCGCCAGACCATTGAGCGGGCCATCATGAACCAGACCCGCACCATCCGTTTGCCCATTCACGTGGTCAAGGAACTCAACCTTTATCTGCGAGCGGCCCGTGAGCTCACCCAGAAGCTGGACCACGAACCTTCAGCGGAAGAAATCGCCCGAATGGTCGACAAGCCCGTGGATGATGTTAAGCGCATGCTCGGGCTGAACGAACGGGTGGCTTCCATGGATACGCCAATAGGGGCGGGGGGCGAGAAATCCCTGTTGGACACTGTGGCGGATGAAGGCGCTTCGGACCCAGCTGACCTCCTGCAGGACAACAACATGTGCTCCTGTGTCGAGAAGTGGATTGACCAGCTCAGTGAAAAACAGCAGGAAGTGCTCTCCCGTCGCTTTGGCTTACGCGGCTATCCCGTCAGTACCCTTGAGGAAGTCGGTCAGGAGATTGGCCTGACCCGTGAACGTGTGCGTCAGATACAGGTCGAGGCTCTGCGTCGTCTTCGCGAGATCCTTGAGAAGGAAGGCCTGTCTGGCTCGTTGCTGTTCATGTAA
- the rsxB gene encoding electron transport complex subunit RsxB: MWTSILIAVVVLLALAMVFGGLLGFAAERFRVEGNPLIDQIDSLLPQTQCGQCGYPGCRPYAESIAEGGPINKCPPGGEGTIKSLADLLDVEPEPLDAEHGVEQEKRVAVIREDECIGCTKCIQACPVDAILGSAKHMHTVIESECTGCDLCVDPCPVDCIDMITIEPDIRAWTWNPPQTDIIATDRQGASA; the protein is encoded by the coding sequence ATGTGGACAAGCATCCTCATCGCTGTTGTAGTTCTGCTAGCTCTGGCCATGGTATTTGGCGGCCTGCTGGGCTTTGCTGCTGAGCGTTTCCGGGTAGAAGGCAACCCCCTGATCGACCAGATCGACTCCCTGTTGCCACAGACCCAGTGTGGCCAGTGCGGCTACCCCGGCTGCCGCCCCTACGCGGAGTCCATTGCCGAGGGCGGCCCCATCAACAAATGCCCACCGGGCGGCGAAGGCACGATCAAGTCCCTGGCTGATCTGCTGGATGTGGAGCCAGAACCGTTGGATGCCGAGCACGGTGTCGAGCAGGAGAAACGGGTAGCGGTCATTCGCGAAGATGAGTGCATAGGCTGCACCAAGTGCATCCAGGCCTGTCCGGTCGACGCCATCCTGGGTTCCGCGAAGCACATGCATACGGTGATCGAGAGCGAATGCACCGGCTGTGACCTGTGCGTAGATCCGTGCCCGGTCGACTGTATCGACATGATCACCATCGAACCGGACATCCGGGCCTGGACCTGGAATCCGCCGCAGACGGACATCATTGCCACCGATCGCCAGGGGGCCAGCGCCTGA
- the rsxC gene encoding electron transport complex subunit RsxC, which produces MTQLWDFAGGIHPAEHKHQSTGRPIRQAGLPKRLVLPLQQHIGAPAEAIVTEGERVLKGQRIAEVSAGMGVPVHAPTSGTIESIARLPVPHPSGMDDWCITLIPDGEDRWCQRHPIPDYRKLERDEVLDAIRTAGISGMGGAGFPTNIKLRPPKDRKVSTLILNGAECEPYITADDMTMRERSDEIIAGLKIMAWILRPERCVIAIEDNKPEAVAAMKEAAEGTQIEVIVVPTKYPSGGEKQLIRILTGMEVPSGGIPADIGVMCQNVGTAIAVARAILEGEPLIRRVVTITGEAVAEPGNFEALLGTPIHDLLDLAGLQRAQLHRLVLGGPMMGYTLNSADIPVVKTSNCVIAATAQELPEPEPEQPCIRCGQCAEVCPMELLPQQLFWYAKAGEFEKAEHTNLFDCIECGACSYVCPSSIPLVQYYRYAKGEIRVQQAEQLKADHARERFEARQARLEREQQEKELRRKERAKAAADAQAKKKEEAEQAAAQSEAVDEKAAKAALVQEALARKKASKPAAPEAQTTAESSAPAPDIPALEKQLTQAKSKLETMQSMLEDARAQQADNVDKLERAVAKNHERVKRAEEALTEVTTDTAPVTQSTE; this is translated from the coding sequence ATGACACAACTCTGGGATTTCGCCGGTGGCATTCACCCGGCAGAGCACAAACATCAGTCAACAGGTCGCCCGATCCGCCAGGCCGGACTTCCGAAGCGGCTGGTACTGCCCCTGCAACAACACATTGGCGCGCCTGCCGAGGCCATTGTGACCGAAGGCGAGCGCGTCCTTAAAGGCCAAAGAATTGCCGAGGTATCCGCTGGCATGGGGGTTCCCGTGCATGCACCAACCTCTGGCACCATTGAGTCCATCGCCCGCTTGCCGGTACCCCACCCCTCCGGCATGGACGACTGGTGCATCACTCTCATTCCCGACGGTGAAGACCGGTGGTGCCAGCGCCATCCGATTCCGGACTATCGCAAACTGGAGCGGGATGAGGTTCTGGACGCCATTCGCACGGCCGGTATCTCTGGCATGGGCGGTGCGGGCTTCCCGACCAATATCAAATTGAGACCGCCCAAGGACCGTAAGGTCAGCACCCTGATCCTCAACGGCGCAGAGTGCGAGCCCTATATCACCGCCGATGACATGACTATGCGCGAACGGTCGGACGAGATCATCGCCGGCCTGAAGATCATGGCGTGGATTCTGCGCCCGGAACGCTGTGTGATTGCGATCGAGGACAATAAACCCGAAGCCGTCGCGGCCATGAAAGAAGCGGCCGAGGGCACTCAGATCGAAGTGATCGTGGTGCCGACCAAATACCCTTCCGGCGGCGAAAAACAGCTAATCCGGATCCTCACCGGCATGGAGGTGCCCAGTGGTGGCATCCCGGCGGATATTGGTGTTATGTGCCAGAATGTGGGAACCGCCATCGCCGTGGCCCGGGCCATTCTTGAGGGTGAACCGCTGATCAGGCGCGTGGTCACTATTACCGGCGAAGCGGTTGCCGAACCTGGCAACTTCGAGGCGCTCCTGGGCACCCCCATCCACGACCTTCTGGACCTGGCCGGATTGCAGCGAGCGCAACTCCACCGCCTGGTCCTCGGCGGCCCAATGATGGGTTACACGCTGAATTCCGCCGATATACCGGTGGTCAAGACCAGTAACTGCGTCATTGCCGCCACCGCACAAGAACTGCCGGAGCCGGAACCGGAACAGCCCTGCATCCGTTGTGGACAGTGCGCTGAGGTCTGTCCCATGGAGCTGCTGCCGCAACAGCTGTTCTGGTACGCCAAGGCCGGGGAATTCGAGAAAGCGGAACATACGAACCTGTTCGACTGCATTGAGTGCGGAGCCTGTTCCTATGTCTGCCCCAGCTCCATCCCGCTGGTGCAGTACTACCGTTACGCCAAGGGCGAAATCCGGGTTCAGCAGGCAGAGCAACTGAAAGCCGATCACGCCCGGGAACGCTTTGAAGCACGCCAGGCCCGGCTGGAACGGGAGCAGCAGGAGAAGGAATTGCGCCGCAAGGAACGCGCCAAGGCTGCCGCGGATGCCCAGGCCAAGAAGAAAGAGGAAGCAGAGCAAGCCGCTGCCCAAAGCGAAGCCGTCGATGAAAAGGCTGCCAAGGCGGCTTTGGTCCAGGAAGCCCTGGCTCGCAAGAAAGCCAGTAAACCAGCCGCGCCCGAAGCACAAACCACCGCAGAGAGCTCTGCGCCGGCACCCGATATTCCCGCCCTGGAGAAACAGCTGACCCAGGCGAAATCCAAGCTGGAAACCATGCAGTCGATGCTTGAGGACGCCAGGGCCCAGCAAGCCGACAACGTCGACAAGCTCGAACGCGCGGTTGCCAAGAATCACGAACGGGTAAAACGGGCGGAAGAAGCCCTGACTGAGGTCACTACGGACACGGCCCCGGTTACCCAATCCACCGAATAA
- a CDS encoding chalcone isomerase family protein, with protein MKKALSTSVVSLALSAALAAPVSALTVEGVDIPETYSAMDTKLKLNGAGTRSKWFMDLYVGGLYVPESIDDGQAVINADEPQAITLHIISGMITSDRMTEATMEGFKNATDGDLSAIRDDVDQFMSVFAEEIKEGDVFDLVYLPSEGVRVLKNGEVRDTVGDLEFKKALFGIWLSDKPAQKELKASMLGLR; from the coding sequence ATGAAAAAGGCTCTATCAACAAGTGTTGTCTCACTGGCCCTGTCTGCTGCGCTTGCGGCCCCCGTGTCGGCCCTGACCGTGGAAGGCGTGGATATCCCTGAAACCTATTCCGCCATGGATACCAAACTCAAGCTCAACGGAGCCGGTACCCGTTCCAAGTGGTTCATGGATCTGTATGTGGGCGGGCTTTACGTGCCGGAAAGTATCGATGATGGGCAGGCGGTTATCAACGCCGATGAACCGCAGGCGATTACGCTGCATATCATTTCCGGCATGATAACCAGCGACCGCATGACCGAGGCCACCATGGAAGGTTTCAAAAATGCGACCGATGGTGATCTGTCTGCAATCCGGGACGATGTCGACCAGTTCATGTCGGTCTTTGCGGAAGAGATCAAGGAGGGGGATGTCTTTGATCTTGTCTACCTGCCGTCAGAGGGTGTGCGGGTCCTCAAGAATGGCGAAGTCCGGGATACCGTGGGTGACCTGGAGTTCAAGAAGGCCCTGTTCGGCATCTGGTTGTCCGATAAACCTGCCCAGAAAGAACTGAAAGCCAGTATGCTCGGCCTGCGTTAA